The proteins below come from a single Athene noctua chromosome 6, bAthNoc1.hap1.1, whole genome shotgun sequence genomic window:
- the GPR132 gene encoding putative G-protein coupled receptor 132, which yields MENCTDTNNSSTCTEIPYKDSKTLLVAVYSIVFAIGLPANCLTSLLTFVQIQRNKVIAIYIFSLSLCELMYLSTLPLWIIYVQNEHQWTMGAKPCRITGFIFFCNIYISILLLCCISMDRYVALVYALESRGRRGQKKAIIIVCFLFAVVAIIHTPVFYMEDQPENKTCFETLPLDIKLASFSFARFLFGFAIPFIILIFTNYKIFQSTKTSSSLTCRQKAKVKYLAIAIIVIFLICFAPYHVVLIIRSIYFMFHQNCSCPFEKDIYSIFTVFLCLATANSIADPIIYVLVSENVRKDFYRSLRRWRLNSSRLNSSINHKTDSIKLKMSKESQEGGLREENKETPGSSDIQKICNSGQDEEGGS from the coding sequence ATGGAAAATTGTACAGACACAAATAATAGCTCCACCTGCACAGAAATTCCCTACAAAGACAGCAAGACACTTCTGGTTGCTGTTTACAGCATCGTTTTTGCCATAGGCCTTCCAGCAAATTGCTTAACTTCCCTTCTTACATTTGTACAAATCCAAAGGAATAAAGTAATCGCCATCTACATTTTCAGTTTATCATTGTGTGAGTTGATGTATTTAAGTACTTTGCCTCTCTGGATTATCTACGTGCAAAATGAGCATCAATGGACTATGGGTGCAAAGCCTTGCAGAATAACAGGATTCATCTTTTTCTGCAACATATACATCAGCATTCTGCTTTTGTGCTGCATTTCTATGGATCGTTACGTGGCACTGGTGTACGCTCTGGAGTCAAGAGggagaagaggacagaaaaaGGCAATCATAATAGtgtgttttctctttgctgttgtTGCAATAATCCACACTCCAGTATTTTACATGGAAGATCAACCAGAAAATAAGACCTGCTTTGAGACTTTGCCTCTTGACATAAAACTGGCTTCTTTCAGCTTTGCCAGATTCCTATTTGGATTTGCCATACCTTTCATAATCCTCATTTTCACAAACTACAAAATTTTCCAAAGTACAAAAACAAGCAGCAGCTTGACTTGTCGCCAAAAAGCCAAAGTGAAGTATCTGGCTATAGCCATTATTGTCATTTTCCTGATCTGCTTTGCTCCCTACCATGTGGTACTCATAATAAGATCCATATACTTCATGTTTCATCAGAATTGCTCATGTCCATTTGAAAAGGATATATATTcaatttttacagtgtttctgTGTTTAGCCACTGCAAACAGCATTGCCGATCCAATCATCTATGTGCTGGTTAGTGAAAACGTCAGAAAAGATTTTTATAGGAGTCTGAGAAGATGGAGATTGAACTCATCCAGGCTAAATTCATCTATTAATCACAAGACTGACAGCATAAAATTGAAAATGTCAAAAGAATCACAGGAAGGAGGActaagagaagaaaacaaagaaacaccagGTTCATCTGACATTCAAAAGATCTGTAATAGTGGCCAAGACGAAGAAGGTGGTAGCTAG